From Juglans regia cultivar Chandler chromosome 6, Walnut 2.0, whole genome shotgun sequence, the proteins below share one genomic window:
- the LOC108994882 gene encoding uncharacterized protein At3g17950-like: MLDPANNMLPPPSSPSISSVSSSDLDTESTGSFFHDRSTTLGTLMGVSFPAITFRAPSQHRDPQTSVSVSVSAVSRRAKKPRKNKNNAQPPQAMVERRRRWWQLCRDNEAKPGSLGEFLEVERRFGDGAFFGAAAAELEGVVVLQQQQQQHRQRNGNGRLLFADGRVLPPATDSDDGAATAGALCRFPVSLSGICSGGAG; encoded by the exons atgttGGATCCAGCAAACAACATGCTGCCTCCCCCCTCATCTCCATCTATCTCCTCCGTTTCCTCCTCCGATCTTGACACCGAG TCTACAGGGTCCTTTTTTCATGATAGAAGCACAACTCTGGGGACTCTAATGGGCGTGAGCTTCCCTGCCATTACCTTCAGAGCCCCATCTCAGCACCGGGACCCCCAAACGTCCGTTTCGGTGTCCGTTTCCGCGGTGTCACGGAGGGCCAAGAAGCCCAGGAAGAACAAGAACAACGCTCAGCCACCTCAGGCGATGGTAGAGCGGCGGCGGAGGTGGTGGCAACTTTGCAGGGACAACGAGGCAAAGCCAGGCTCGCTGGGCGAGTTTCTCGAGGTGGAGCGGAGGTTCGGTGACGGAGCGTTCTTCGGTGCGGCCGCGGCAGAGCTCGAAGGCGTGGTGGTGTtgcagcaacagcagcagcagcatcgGCAGAGGAACGGAAACGGACGGCTGTTGTTCGCCGACGGAAGGGTTCTTCCGCCGGCCACCGATAGTGATGATGGGGCAGCGACGGCTGGAGCGCTCT